In Micromonospora purpureochromogenes, a single window of DNA contains:
- a CDS encoding NADH-quinone oxidoreductase subunit N codes for METEMMRPLLLLPEMLLAGGALAALIGGSFVPRHRQWIIRIFTAIVLVATIVAAAIQLREPATSAFDDSFAVDTATGIARILTATGTLLILAIAADEISGSARESETYALLLFSTAGAALLAGANDLLALAVGFLLASIPLYALIGLAHTGAGAEAAMKTYLMGALFGILLLFGVTILSGITGTTGYAELADRLTGAPQAAVTVAAVAVIAGLMFKAGGVPAHFWVPDAAQAATATAATFLTTVPKIGALVAVYRLATVLPPSSWPLLVAALAVASMTLGNLAAYWQSDPRRLLGWSTVSQVGFLLVPIVAAGRSDLALPSLLVYLTGYTATNVAAFAVSAALPEHRDLADYRGLAAQRPWLAMALLVALLGLVGTPPAAVFVGKLTTATAAWDGGYAWLAVVVFGNSVLSLFYYLRWITPTYRQADDELVVESHLSRRPWSARVAVSAAALSLAAGLAAGPLWYLVSR; via the coding sequence GTGGAGACGGAGATGATGCGGCCGCTGCTGCTCCTCCCCGAGATGCTGCTCGCCGGTGGCGCACTAGCCGCCCTGATCGGCGGTTCCTTCGTCCCCCGCCACCGGCAGTGGATCATCCGGATCTTCACCGCGATCGTGCTCGTCGCCACGATCGTCGCGGCCGCGATCCAGCTGCGCGAGCCGGCGACAAGCGCCTTCGACGACTCGTTCGCCGTCGACACGGCCACCGGGATCGCCCGCATCCTGACGGCGACCGGCACCCTGCTCATCCTCGCGATCGCCGCCGACGAGATCTCCGGCAGCGCACGGGAGAGCGAGACGTATGCCCTGCTGCTGTTCTCCACCGCGGGCGCCGCGCTGCTGGCGGGGGCGAACGACCTGCTCGCCCTCGCCGTCGGGTTCCTTCTCGCCAGCATCCCGCTGTACGCGCTGATCGGTCTCGCGCACACCGGCGCAGGGGCGGAGGCGGCCATGAAGACGTACCTGATGGGGGCCCTGTTCGGCATTCTGCTCCTGTTCGGGGTGACCATCCTGTCCGGGATTACCGGCACCACCGGCTACGCCGAACTCGCCGACCGGCTCACCGGCGCGCCGCAGGCGGCGGTGACCGTCGCGGCGGTCGCCGTGATCGCTGGCCTGATGTTCAAAGCCGGCGGGGTGCCCGCCCACTTCTGGGTCCCCGACGCGGCCCAGGCAGCCACGGCCACGGCCGCGACGTTCCTCACCACCGTGCCCAAGATCGGCGCGCTGGTCGCGGTCTACCGTCTCGCCACCGTGCTTCCCCCGTCGTCGTGGCCGCTGCTGGTGGCGGCGCTCGCGGTGGCGAGCATGACGCTGGGCAACCTCGCCGCGTACTGGCAGTCCGACCCCCGGCGGCTGCTCGGCTGGTCGACGGTCAGCCAGGTCGGCTTCCTGCTCGTACCGATCGTGGCGGCCGGCCGCAGCGACCTCGCCCTGCCGTCGCTGCTCGTGTATCTCACCGGCTACACCGCGACCAACGTCGCCGCGTTCGCGGTCAGCGCCGCCCTGCCCGAGCACCGCGACCTCGCCGACTACCGCGGCCTGGCCGCACAGCGGCCCTGGCTCGCCATGGCCCTGCTGGTCGCGTTGCTCGGGCTGGTCGGCACCCCGCCGGCCGCGGTGTTCGTCGGCAAGCTCACCACCGCGACCGCGGCCTGGGACGGGGGATACGCCTGGCTCGCCGTCGTCGTATTCGGCAACAGCGTGCTCAGCCTCTTCTACTACCTGCGCTGGATCACGCCCACCTACCGCCAGGCGGACGACGAGCTGGTGGTGGAGTCACACCTGAGCCGTCGCCCGTGGTCGGCGCGCGTGGCGGTGTCGGCCGCCGCGCTCAGCCTCGCCGCAGGTCTCGCCGCCGGGCCGCTCTGGTACCTGGTCAGCCGATGA
- a CDS encoding NADH-quinone oxidoreductase subunit NuoK produces the protein MTLQTVLLVAAALFSVGLYGALSQQVVVMVMMGLELMLNGLILAAAGFWWFLAPDPSGQVLLLIIIVAMTVEMAMGFAVATQLHRIRRSDMTDMAGDLSR, from the coding sequence ATGACCCTGCAGACCGTGCTGCTCGTGGCGGCGGCGCTGTTCAGCGTCGGCCTCTACGGCGCGCTGTCGCAGCAGGTGGTGGTCATGGTGATGATGGGGCTGGAGTTGATGCTCAACGGCCTGATCCTGGCCGCCGCCGGCTTCTGGTGGTTCCTCGCCCCGGACCCGTCCGGGCAGGTGCTGTTGCTGATCATCATCGTCGCGATGACCGTCGAGATGGCGATGGGCTTCGCCGTGGCCACCCAGCTGCATCGGATCCGTCGTAGCGACATGACCGACATGGCCGGTGACCTGTCCCGATGA
- a CDS encoding STAS domain-containing protein encodes MAFSSATDTHQAPGDIRVVNATGEIDLETAPALSAALTAAVQRHSWVCCDLSGVTFCCAAGVSVLLEAAHEAARVGHRFHVRGAHGVTARVLHLTGAEGFLSDKGSARQTGREGARPADGSTAPHRGKGRDAAANSPTP; translated from the coding sequence ATGGCTTTTTCATCAGCGACGGACACGCACCAGGCACCTGGCGACATACGTGTCGTCAACGCCACGGGCGAGATCGACCTCGAGACCGCTCCCGCGTTGAGTGCGGCGCTGACCGCAGCCGTCCAGCGTCATTCCTGGGTCTGCTGCGACCTGAGCGGCGTCACCTTCTGCTGTGCCGCCGGCGTGAGCGTCCTGCTCGAGGCCGCTCACGAGGCGGCCCGCGTCGGACACCGGTTCCACGTCCGCGGAGCCCACGGGGTGACCGCCCGGGTCCTGCACCTCACCGGCGCCGAGGGCTTCCTGTCCGACAAGGGAAGCGCGCGGCAGACCGGGCGGGAGGGAGCACGACCGGCCGACGGGTCAACGGCACCTCATCGCGGGAAGGGCCGAGACGCTGCGGCGAACAGCCCCACGCCTTGA
- a CDS encoding glycoside hydrolase family 3 N-terminal domain-containing protein — MDSVHLPRRLLLAGIGSAAVATVTGCESHRATSSTPRPTSSPGPSGTSGGGEAALRRKIASLLVVGFRGTQAPNWIIKAVRDGLGGVILFDEDLETRSVRNIRSPEQVTRLVKSLKDASPGPLIVSIDQEGGRTSRLKPSNGFPTTKSEAEIGAENSPSATRDWARGLVASLTRIGVNLNYAPVVDLNINPDSRAIGKLGRSFSADPDVVVNNATEEIQAHRAAGVKTSLKHFPGSGSAAGNTDFEVVDVSDTWREVELEPFQRLIQAGLADSVMAAHVLNKQLDPAYPASLSTATVTDLLRGRLGWRGPVVSDDMQAVAITERYGAAEAVALASRAGLDLLVFANQQVYNARVVEETVDAIIDLVRTGRLTEDRIDQSVARVNSLRPKR, encoded by the coding sequence GTGGACAGCGTGCACCTGCCCCGCCGGCTGCTGCTCGCCGGAATAGGCTCAGCTGCGGTGGCAACCGTGACCGGCTGCGAGTCGCACCGCGCCACGTCCTCGACCCCACGGCCAACGAGCAGCCCGGGGCCGTCCGGCACATCGGGCGGGGGTGAGGCCGCGTTGCGGCGAAAGATCGCCAGCCTGCTCGTGGTCGGCTTTCGCGGCACCCAAGCCCCGAACTGGATCATCAAGGCGGTGCGGGACGGTCTCGGCGGCGTCATCCTTTTCGACGAGGACCTCGAGACCAGGTCGGTGCGTAACATCCGCTCGCCCGAGCAGGTAACGCGACTGGTGAAGAGTTTGAAGGATGCCTCACCGGGCCCGCTCATCGTCTCCATCGATCAGGAAGGCGGCCGTACCTCCCGCCTCAAGCCGAGCAACGGCTTCCCGACCACGAAGTCGGAGGCCGAGATCGGCGCGGAGAACTCGCCGTCGGCGACCCGCGACTGGGCGCGAGGACTGGTGGCGAGTCTGACGCGGATCGGGGTCAACCTGAACTACGCCCCGGTCGTCGACCTGAACATCAACCCCGACAGCAGAGCGATCGGCAAGCTCGGCCGCAGCTTCTCCGCCGATCCGGACGTGGTGGTCAACAATGCCACGGAGGAGATCCAGGCGCACCGGGCGGCTGGTGTGAAAACCAGCCTGAAGCACTTTCCCGGATCAGGTAGCGCCGCCGGAAACACCGATTTCGAGGTCGTCGACGTCAGTGACACCTGGCGGGAGGTCGAACTGGAGCCGTTCCAGCGGCTGATCCAGGCCGGCCTCGCCGACTCGGTCATGGCCGCCCATGTGCTCAACAAGCAGCTTGACCCGGCGTATCCGGCTTCGCTGTCGACCGCGACCGTGACCGACCTGCTGCGCGGCCGGCTCGGCTGGCGTGGGCCGGTGGTCAGCGACGACATGCAGGCGGTCGCGATCACCGAACGGTACGGCGCCGCCGAGGCGGTCGCCCTGGCGTCGCGGGCCGGCCTCGACCTGCTCGTCTTCGCCAACCAGCAGGTGTACAACGCGCGAGTGGTCGAGGAGACAGTCGACGCGATCATCGATCTCGTCCGGACCGGGCGCCTCACCGAGGACCGCATCGACCAGTCCGTCGCGCGAGTGAATTCCCTCCGCCCGAAACGCTGA
- a CDS encoding proton-conducting transporter transmembrane domain-containing protein, which yields MSPLAQAALWLLVALPTAAGVLLVASRRAERAAAPVSLAVAAASVVLAVIVAVARPAVAVPFMAGVDFALTVDGLAALLAPMLAVVTLLVLAAAAGEIRRSQARFHGLMLLFAASAALTVTAATLPTLLFAWEIMGAASYALIGFWWRDEDRVSAGLTAFVTTRSADLGLYVAAGAALAGGAGLALADLPHSSPGWRHVIAAGILAAALGKAAQLPLSFWLSRAMAGPSPVSALLHSAAMVAMGGYLLLRVQPLLAATGWAAPVTMWAGGLTALLLGAVAVAQRDIKQLLAASTAAQLGFVVMAAGAGTVAGGAAHLIAHAATKALLFLAAGAWLTAVGTTRLADLRGIAGRWRLVGWSATAGALALAGIAPLSLWATKDAILAQVLEQSPWLYVVGLAASALSAAYAGKLLVVLWRESSGRRGDVDRDQAEAGRVTVLQQAPLVVLAVGAACAGLLALPPVGVVLARAVGQPGEFHASPVELAVSAVLALAVLLLVARRPAPEPRWALRWLGLEATARVLVVRPTLRCAAALARFDDQVLDRGVELVSAGTLRLAGRAGHVDDRWLDRAVERVAAGARRLGQLARRPQTGQLHQYYLQAVVVLLVAVVVLVVWG from the coding sequence ATGAGCCCACTCGCGCAGGCGGCCCTGTGGTTACTGGTTGCCCTCCCGACGGCAGCGGGGGTCCTGCTGGTCGCGAGCCGGCGGGCGGAGCGGGCCGCCGCCCCGGTCTCGCTGGCCGTCGCCGCAGCCTCGGTAGTCCTGGCGGTGATCGTCGCCGTGGCACGGCCTGCCGTGGCGGTGCCGTTCATGGCCGGCGTCGACTTCGCGCTCACCGTCGACGGGCTCGCCGCGCTGCTCGCGCCCATGCTCGCCGTGGTGACCCTGCTGGTGCTGGCCGCCGCGGCAGGGGAGATTCGCCGCTCGCAGGCACGCTTTCACGGCCTGATGCTGCTGTTCGCCGCCTCCGCCGCGCTCACCGTCACCGCGGCGACCCTGCCCACGTTGCTGTTCGCGTGGGAGATCATGGGCGCGGCCTCGTACGCGCTGATCGGGTTCTGGTGGCGGGACGAGGACCGCGTGTCGGCCGGGCTGACCGCGTTCGTCACCACCCGCTCGGCCGACCTGGGACTGTACGTCGCCGCGGGAGCCGCGCTGGCCGGTGGCGCGGGTCTGGCGCTGGCCGACCTGCCACACAGCAGCCCCGGTTGGCGGCACGTCATCGCCGCCGGGATCCTCGCCGCCGCGCTCGGCAAGGCCGCGCAACTGCCACTGTCGTTCTGGCTCTCCCGGGCGATGGCCGGCCCGAGCCCGGTCAGCGCGCTCCTGCACTCCGCGGCGATGGTGGCCATGGGCGGCTACCTGCTGCTGCGGGTACAGCCCCTGCTCGCCGCCACCGGCTGGGCAGCCCCGGTGACCATGTGGGCCGGCGGTCTGACAGCGCTGCTGCTCGGCGCGGTGGCGGTCGCCCAGCGGGACATCAAGCAGCTCCTTGCCGCCTCCACCGCCGCCCAGCTCGGGTTCGTGGTGATGGCCGCCGGCGCCGGCACAGTAGCCGGCGGCGCCGCCCATCTGATCGCGCACGCCGCCACCAAGGCGCTGCTGTTCCTGGCGGCCGGGGCGTGGCTGACCGCGGTGGGCACCACGCGGCTCGCCGACCTACGAGGGATCGCCGGGCGGTGGCGGCTGGTCGGCTGGTCCGCCACCGCCGGGGCGCTGGCCCTGGCCGGGATCGCGCCGCTGTCGCTGTGGGCGACCAAGGACGCCATCCTTGCCCAGGTCCTGGAACAGTCACCCTGGCTGTACGTGGTCGGCCTGGCTGCGTCGGCGTTGTCGGCCGCGTACGCGGGCAAGCTGCTCGTCGTCCTCTGGCGGGAATCGTCCGGCCGGCGCGGCGACGTCGACCGCGACCAGGCGGAAGCCGGACGGGTCACCGTCCTGCAGCAGGCGCCGCTGGTGGTGCTCGCCGTGGGCGCCGCCTGTGCCGGTCTGCTGGCCCTTCCGCCGGTCGGCGTCGTGCTCGCCCGGGCCGTCGGACAGCCGGGGGAGTTCCACGCCTCCCCGGTCGAGCTTGCGGTCTCGGCCGTGCTCGCCCTGGCCGTCCTGCTGCTCGTCGCCCGCCGGCCGGCCCCCGAGCCGCGGTGGGCGTTGCGGTGGCTGGGACTGGAAGCCACCGCACGGGTGCTGGTCGTCCGCCCGACCCTGCGCTGCGCCGCAGCGCTTGCCCGCTTCGACGACCAGGTCCTCGACCGCGGCGTCGAGCTCGTCTCGGCTGGGACGCTGCGCCTGGCCGGACGGGCCGGCCACGTCGACGACCGATGGCTCGACCGCGCCGTGGAACGGGTCGCCGCCGGAGCTCGCCGGCTGGGACAGCTTGCCCGCCGGCCGCAGACCGGTCAGCTGCACCAGTACTACCTGCAAGCCGTCGTCGTGCTCCTCGTCGCCGTCGTCGTCCTCGTCGTGTGGGGATAA
- a CDS encoding NADH-quinone oxidoreductase subunit J, whose product MITHVAFWALAVVAVLAGAAVFIVDSMARASYALAVSFIAVGLQVLLMRQNYVGVVTILMMVMEMAVMAVFMVMFMGMNPALMPMSMVHDKRHALAVSVGVFVLLAAGVLFVPWPTRRGAPPVDITEALGEELMGPKMLTMAAVGAVMAVTIVSGVVLAAHRTRYDRFGDDLRRRPADDPQPGGVGR is encoded by the coding sequence GTGATCACCCACGTCGCGTTCTGGGCCCTGGCGGTCGTCGCCGTCCTCGCCGGCGCCGCCGTGTTCATCGTCGACTCGATGGCCCGGGCCAGCTACGCCCTCGCCGTGTCGTTCATCGCCGTCGGCCTGCAGGTGCTGCTGATGCGGCAGAACTACGTAGGCGTGGTGACGATCCTGATGATGGTCATGGAGATGGCCGTCATGGCCGTCTTCATGGTCATGTTCATGGGCATGAACCCGGCGCTGATGCCGATGAGCATGGTCCACGACAAGCGCCACGCCCTGGCGGTGTCCGTCGGTGTGTTCGTGCTCCTCGCCGCCGGTGTGCTGTTCGTGCCCTGGCCCACGCGACGCGGCGCCCCGCCCGTCGACATCACCGAGGCGTTGGGGGAGGAGCTGATGGGCCCGAAGATGCTGACCATGGCGGCCGTCGGCGCGGTCATGGCCGTCACCATCGTCTCCGGCGTCGTGCTGGCAGCCCATCGGACCCGCTACGACCGGTTCGGCGACGACCTGCGTCGGCGACCGGCCGACGACCCGCAGCCAGGAGGTGTCGGCCGATGA
- a CDS encoding NADH-quinone oxidoreductase subunit A: protein MALVAALIVAGLYLAHRALAIASSPLGSLPFQSGWQPEEHALSRYHVRWYLATLLFLAFDVEMLFMYPWSVVVTRLGATAIVEMFVFLGGVFVAVLWAWREGALRWV from the coding sequence ATGGCGTTGGTGGCCGCGCTCATCGTCGCCGGCCTGTACCTGGCCCACCGGGCCCTGGCGATCGCTTCCTCGCCGCTGGGGAGCCTGCCCTTCCAGTCCGGGTGGCAGCCCGAGGAGCACGCACTGTCGCGCTACCACGTCCGGTGGTACCTCGCCACGCTGCTCTTTCTCGCCTTCGACGTGGAAATGCTGTTCATGTACCCGTGGTCGGTGGTCGTCACCCGACTCGGGGCCACCGCGATCGTCGAGATGTTCGTCTTCCTCGGCGGGGTCTTCGTGGCCGTGCTCTGGGCCTGGCGGGAAGGCGCACTGCGGTGGGTCTGA
- a CDS encoding complex I subunit 4 family protein: MLSLIVFLPLIAAVALAAVPRLGDSVARWTWVAVAAADLGLITVVWARYDTPPPGQLAFAEQAAWIPGVNSSYHIGVDGFSLPLVAMTAAIYLACAVYALRERHRPRTHAALFLFLQSVSLGLFVAADLILFFVFFDLSIVGMYFVIAGWGHGNRAHSALKFFLYTFLGSLALLVGFIGLYVAATPHTFDMPDLAATPPLQSRPVAGGLVLAAILLGLAVKTPTVPFHTWLPPAHTDAPAVGSAVLAGVLLKMGTYGFVRIAMPMLPQAWRAWAWVVIVVGVVSVIYGALVALAQSNVKRMIAYTSVNHMGYIVLAVGVAGLVAADATQARSVAVAGAVTQMVSHGLITSALFLLAGVLQDRAGSYDMRDFGGLAAPAPTFAALFAVGAFASLGLPAFSGFIAEFQIFTGSVAAAPVTAIAVLGILITAALFLRALQRVFTGDTAGSSAGFTDLRARELWSVGPLLLLSLLIGVLPRPLLDVIEPAAHAVVGLLGR, encoded by the coding sequence TTGCTCAGCCTGATCGTCTTCCTACCGCTGATCGCCGCAGTGGCCCTGGCCGCCGTGCCGCGTCTCGGCGACAGCGTGGCGCGCTGGACCTGGGTCGCCGTGGCGGCCGCCGACCTCGGACTCATCACCGTCGTGTGGGCACGCTACGACACTCCGCCGCCCGGGCAGTTGGCCTTCGCCGAGCAGGCGGCCTGGATTCCCGGCGTGAACAGCAGCTACCACATCGGCGTCGACGGGTTCTCGCTGCCGCTGGTGGCGATGACCGCCGCGATCTACCTGGCCTGCGCGGTGTACGCGTTACGTGAGCGGCACCGCCCCCGCACTCACGCGGCACTGTTCCTGTTCCTGCAGAGCGTCAGCCTCGGCCTGTTCGTCGCCGCCGACCTGATCCTGTTCTTCGTCTTCTTCGACCTGTCCATCGTCGGCATGTATTTCGTCATCGCCGGCTGGGGCCACGGCAATCGCGCCCACTCGGCGCTGAAGTTCTTTCTCTACACCTTCCTCGGCTCGCTGGCACTGCTGGTCGGCTTCATCGGCCTGTACGTCGCCGCTACCCCGCACACGTTCGACATGCCGGACCTTGCCGCCACGCCGCCGCTTCAAAGCCGGCCGGTCGCTGGTGGACTGGTGCTCGCGGCGATCCTGCTCGGCCTGGCGGTGAAGACGCCGACCGTGCCCTTCCACACCTGGCTCCCGCCCGCGCACACCGACGCACCGGCCGTCGGCTCGGCGGTCCTCGCCGGGGTGCTGCTGAAGATGGGCACCTACGGCTTCGTCCGCATCGCCATGCCGATGCTGCCGCAGGCGTGGCGGGCGTGGGCCTGGGTGGTGATCGTCGTCGGCGTCGTGTCGGTGATCTACGGGGCGCTCGTGGCGCTGGCCCAGTCCAACGTCAAGCGCATGATCGCCTACACGTCGGTCAACCACATGGGCTACATCGTCCTCGCTGTCGGCGTCGCCGGCCTGGTCGCCGCCGACGCCACCCAGGCCCGCAGCGTGGCGGTCGCCGGCGCGGTCACCCAGATGGTCAGCCACGGCCTGATCACCAGCGCACTGTTCCTGCTCGCCGGCGTCCTGCAAGACCGCGCCGGCAGCTACGACATGCGCGACTTCGGCGGGCTCGCCGCACCCGCGCCAACCTTCGCGGCGCTGTTCGCCGTGGGAGCGTTCGCCTCCCTCGGCCTGCCCGCCTTCTCAGGCTTCATCGCCGAGTTCCAGATCTTCACCGGTAGCGTCGCCGCGGCTCCGGTCACCGCCATCGCGGTCCTCGGCATCCTGATCACGGCGGCGCTGTTCCTCCGCGCGCTGCAGCGCGTCTTCACCGGCGACACCGCCGGCAGCTCGGCCGGATTCACCGACCTGCGCGCGCGCGAACTGTGGTCTGTCGGGCCGCTGTTGCTGCTGTCCCTGCTGATCGGAGTCCTGCCGCGCCCGCTGCTGGATGTCATCGAACCCGCCGCGCACGCCGTCGTCGGCCTGCTCGGGCGGTGA
- a CDS encoding GAF and ANTAR domain-containing protein — MTRPLPTDPADAFAELGRIKLGEVGLDDVLQRVAELAKRVLPTPVEASVTLVRGGTAHTAAFTDDLARDMDERQYAQGRGPCLDAATSGDVMSVPDLAADDRWPDWGEGGRKAGVGSSVSIGLPVQEAVVGALNVYARTPHAFDDDSVSVLETFAAYAAVALANAQLYDSTATLARQMQEAMANRAVIEQAKGIVMAERRCSPAEAFAVLAKVSQDSNRKVRDVAQALVDRAARTSRA; from the coding sequence ATGACTCGCCCCCTGCCGACGGACCCCGCTGACGCCTTCGCCGAACTCGGCCGTATCAAGCTCGGCGAGGTCGGTCTCGACGATGTCCTGCAGCGGGTCGCGGAACTGGCCAAACGGGTGCTGCCCACACCGGTGGAGGCGTCGGTCACGCTGGTACGCGGTGGGACAGCGCACACGGCGGCGTTCACCGACGACCTGGCCCGCGACATGGACGAGCGGCAGTACGCGCAGGGGCGTGGCCCGTGCCTGGATGCCGCCACCAGCGGTGATGTCATGTCCGTACCCGATCTCGCCGCCGACGACCGGTGGCCCGACTGGGGCGAAGGCGGCCGCAAGGCGGGGGTGGGCAGTTCGGTGTCGATCGGCCTGCCGGTGCAGGAGGCGGTCGTCGGGGCGCTCAACGTCTACGCGCGCACGCCACACGCCTTCGACGATGATTCGGTGTCGGTGCTGGAGACGTTCGCCGCGTACGCCGCGGTCGCCCTGGCCAACGCGCAGCTCTACGACAGCACCGCGACCCTGGCCCGGCAGATGCAGGAGGCGATGGCGAACCGCGCGGTGATAGAGCAGGCCAAGGGCATCGTCATGGCCGAGCGCCGGTGCTCCCCGGCGGAGGCGTTCGCGGTCCTGGCGAAGGTGTCGCAGGACTCCAACCGCAAGGTCCGCGACGTGGCCCAAGCCCTCGTCGACCGGGCAGCCAGGACATCCCGCGCCTGA
- a CDS encoding cytochrome P450, which translates to MGIAPLMVEQRGPYLDDTLGLMLNGYAWLPALWRREGGPAVPTRVMGQRALALRGPDAVRFFYDERHVRRHTAIPEPVQGTLFGHRAVHTLDGAEHRHRKAMFLSLLTDPRRVAALVDQVAVAWDEAIATNSEGRQIVLFDEASHVITKGVCGWAGIPLDDAGVAPVARDLTAMVDGFATLGPRHWRARRARGRREDWLGALVDQVRTGAVTAPAGSALAAVAGYRHRDGQPMDAELAAVELLNIIRPTVAVSWFVVFTAHALHRWPEHRDRLRSGDTGYATAFAHEVRRFYPFAPFVAGRAVTDLTWQGQHVPAGSLVLLDIYGQNHDAALWPDPYRFDPHRFVGRSPDPYELIPQGGADRSTGHRCPGEDVTVALLAAFAGWLAQLDYTVPEQDLTISLRRIPALPRSRFVLTDVRRSGTSPTSGRHTAARRAH; encoded by the coding sequence GTGGGCATTGCACCACTCATGGTGGAGCAGCGCGGACCGTATCTGGACGACACCCTCGGGTTGATGCTCAACGGCTACGCCTGGCTACCCGCGTTGTGGCGCCGCGAGGGCGGGCCCGCCGTGCCGACTCGGGTGATGGGCCAGCGCGCGCTCGCGCTGCGCGGGCCCGACGCGGTGCGGTTCTTCTACGACGAGCGGCACGTGCGTCGGCACACGGCCATCCCGGAGCCGGTCCAGGGGACGTTGTTCGGCCACCGGGCCGTTCACACGCTCGACGGCGCGGAGCACCGCCACCGCAAGGCGATGTTCCTGTCCCTGCTCACCGACCCTCGCCGCGTCGCCGCGTTGGTCGACCAGGTAGCCGTGGCCTGGGACGAAGCGATCGCGACGAACAGCGAGGGGCGACAGATCGTGCTCTTCGACGAGGCGAGTCACGTGATCACCAAGGGCGTCTGCGGCTGGGCCGGGATTCCGCTGGACGACGCCGGCGTGGCGCCCGTGGCCCGCGATCTGACCGCCATGGTCGACGGCTTCGCCACCCTGGGCCCGCGGCACTGGCGGGCACGGCGGGCCCGCGGACGGCGGGAGGACTGGCTGGGCGCACTCGTCGACCAGGTCCGCACAGGTGCCGTCACCGCCCCTGCGGGTTCCGCGCTCGCAGCGGTCGCTGGATACCGACACCGCGACGGGCAACCCATGGACGCCGAGCTCGCCGCGGTGGAACTGCTCAACATCATCCGCCCCACTGTCGCGGTGTCCTGGTTCGTGGTGTTCACGGCACACGCCCTGCACCGCTGGCCCGAACACCGCGACCGCCTGCGCTCCGGCGACACCGGCTACGCGACGGCGTTCGCCCACGAGGTCCGCCGCTTCTACCCGTTCGCCCCGTTCGTCGCTGGCCGGGCGGTCACCGACCTGACCTGGCAGGGCCAGCACGTTCCCGCCGGGTCACTCGTCCTGCTCGACATCTACGGGCAGAACCACGACGCGGCGCTGTGGCCGGACCCGTACCGCTTCGACCCCCACCGATTCGTCGGGCGTTCTCCCGACCCGTACGAGTTGATTCCGCAGGGCGGGGCCGACCGGAGCACCGGGCACCGCTGTCCGGGTGAGGACGTCACCGTGGCCCTGCTGGCGGCCTTCGCCGGCTGGTTGGCGCAGCTGGACTACACGGTGCCCGAGCAGGACCTGACGATCTCGCTGCGCCGCATCCCGGCGCTGCCCCGCAGCCGGTTCGTGCTGACCGACGTGCGTCGGTCCGGCACCTCCCCGACCTCGGGCCGACACACCGCAGCCCGCCGAGCTCATTGA
- a CDS encoding complex I subunit 1 family protein — MSEPAVTVVPAGWALAAAGLLGLLAVAAAVLDGFLTARPTGIGSSGLSQPFGEVARLMRQRRRTTVAADSLLWRIGGAGLLLMALMIITVVPLGRWTLFDLDVGVIWFNAMDVLAWAFVWLTGWGANSAHSVIGGYRFLAHGLAYELPLMFALVAPAVGASSLNVGEIAAAQQGVWFVVWMPVAFLVFCTGVLAIAVWGPFSPALGADLAGGVTTELSGVDRLLFQGGRYALLAAGAAFAVPMFLGGGAGPLLPAWAWVLVKTLALLAVFVWLHRRLPAARPDLFMEAGWLVLLPAVLLQDLIVAVVAAGRS, encoded by the coding sequence ATGTCTGAACCCGCGGTCACCGTGGTCCCCGCCGGGTGGGCGCTGGCCGCCGCCGGGCTGCTCGGGCTCCTGGCGGTTGCCGCTGCCGTTCTCGACGGGTTCCTGACCGCGCGGCCAACCGGCATCGGCTCATCAGGGCTGAGCCAGCCATTCGGTGAGGTGGCCCGGCTGATGCGGCAGCGGCGGCGGACCACGGTCGCGGCGGACAGCCTGTTGTGGCGTATCGGAGGGGCCGGACTGCTGCTGATGGCGTTGATGATCATCACGGTGGTGCCGCTGGGACGGTGGACCCTGTTCGACCTCGACGTCGGGGTCATCTGGTTCAACGCCATGGACGTCCTCGCGTGGGCGTTCGTGTGGCTGACCGGCTGGGGCGCCAACTCGGCGCATTCGGTGATCGGCGGTTACCGGTTCCTCGCCCACGGGCTGGCCTACGAGCTGCCGCTGATGTTCGCGCTCGTGGCGCCCGCGGTCGGTGCGTCGAGCCTGAACGTCGGGGAGATCGCCGCCGCCCAGCAGGGCGTCTGGTTCGTCGTTTGGATGCCGGTGGCCTTTCTCGTGTTCTGCACGGGCGTCCTGGCGATCGCTGTCTGGGGACCGTTCTCCCCGGCCCTCGGCGCTGACCTGGCCGGCGGCGTGACCACCGAGCTGTCCGGCGTCGACCGGCTGCTGTTCCAGGGCGGCCGGTACGCGCTGCTCGCCGCCGGGGCCGCGTTCGCGGTGCCGATGTTCCTCGGCGGCGGCGCCGGCCCGCTGCTGCCCGCCTGGGCGTGGGTGCTGGTCAAGACCCTCGCCCTGCTGGCCGTGTTCGTGTGGCTGCACCGCCGCCTGCCCGCGGCGCGGCCGGACCTGTTCATGGAGGCCGGGTGGCTGGTGCTGCTACCCGCGGTGCTGCTGCAGGACCTGATCGTCGCGGTCGTCGCCGCAGGCAGGAGCTGA